Genomic segment of Pseudorca crassidens isolate mPseCra1 chromosome 10, mPseCra1.hap1, whole genome shotgun sequence:
gctcttcccctcccacccctaaGCCCCGGATTCCGATTCCCTAGCTGTCTGCCACAGGGCCTGTCAAGCTGGAATTCAGCTTCTGGTCTGCACTCCTGACATTTTGGAGACACTCAGACCTCCTGGGTCTCAGGCACTGCCTGGATATGAGCACACTTTTCTCTTGGGCTTCTGTGGATTCTTAGAACTGTCCGCACAAAGAATTTGACCTTAAGAAACTTACTTAACTTCCCCTGGCTCCCATTTCTTATCTAGTGAAATAGTGATTGTAATCAAACCTCAGAGGgtaattgtgaggattaaatgtggtCTTGTATCTGAAAGCATGTTGTAGACTGTTGTACAGTGTTGGCTGTTACTCTTAGGAAGCAGCAGAGCAGTGTGGAAAGCTTACAGGACTTGCAGTCGACCTAAGCTTTCCTTTCTGTAAATTTAGTAAAAATGAAACCAGACTTAatggttgttttgaagattaatttaaaaaactcaagtAAAGATTTCAATAAAAGTTAGTTCATTTAGTCAAAGACAAgaacaacagggacttccctggtggtacagtgggtaAGACGCTGCGCTCCCAATGCCAGgagcccgggttctatccctggtcagggaactagatcccgcccCCCCTAACTAAATGATCCCCCGTGCCGCAaataagacccggcgcagccaaataaataaattttaaaaaattatttttaaaggcaagagcaatatttccatttattctttctctaatttgatttttatacAGTGAGTCTGAACTTTTTAACCATTCTGAGTGATCTGTATGGCCCTTAATTCCTCCATGAACTCCGTATGGTATTAttgctatttctttttcacattaaaaaagtgAGATTGAAACAAGATAAGAAATTGGCACAAGGTCAAACAATTAGTAAAAGTTAGAACTGGAATAAAACCTAGGTCTGGGTAACTTGAAAACCTATGCTTTTTGTACATTATGACCTTATATTTTCCACTATTCTCATCTTTGGTTACCAAGTCACTTTACTTTCAGTGAAGAGCTTTAGGTGTATGACAGTTGCTTATATTATCAGTTTTTTGTCATTAACTATTGCCATTTTTCTACCTAAACAGTGATTTTTACTGCTTAGGAGGGAACTTCCAAAGGTGTTTCTAAAACATAGCTCCAGCTAGAGGGTGCCTTTTAAGCTGTTCGAGATCAAAATGAATACAGACTCCAAGGAGGTTATATCCCTGGATGTTCAAGCGCGTGAtgtttgggaagaactgacagtGAAAGCAGAGGCAGAAAGTCACCTCCAAATGCAGGAATCCGGACTGAAACGCAATAATCCACTGGCAAGGGAGATCTTCCGAAGGCGCTTTCGACAGCTCTGCTACCAGGAGACCCCTGGACCAAGGGAGGCTCTCACCCGACTCCGGGATCTTTGCTACCAGTGGTTGAGGCCGCATGTGAGCACGAAGGAGCAGATTCTGGACCTGCTGGTGCTGGAGCAGTTCCTGTGTATCCTGCCCAAGGAGGTGCAAGGCTGGGTGCAGGAGCACTGTCCAGAGAGTGGGGAAGAGGCAGTGATTCTGCTGGAGGATCTGGAGAGAGAGCTCGATGAACCACAACATGAGGTAGGAAGGGAGATTCGCCAGGGAAAGAGTATATGTAGGTCACCGAGGACCTTTGTGTCCTCTGCTTTGTATCCTCTTGACTTTGCTGATTAAATGAGACTCagctttctgcttctctctgggAAATGTTTCTTTAGACAATTAATTTCTTCAGAAGTCACATCTTGTCTCTTTATTTCTAGATGGTAGCCTACAGACACCGACGAGAAGTCCTCTCTAAAGAGACAGTGTCTCTAGGAGAGCAGATGTCACTGGGCCTTCAGTCCCAGCCTAAGGAGCCCCAGCTCACATGTGACCCTGCTCAGGAGCCCCACCGTATCGGAAAGACAGGTGAGGGACAGGATTTATCTGGTGTTGAACATATCCCACCTGGTCAAgtacaaaccaacaaaaaaacagagctgggaaACCAGGGGGTCAGAAGACGCTTTACCAGCAATGTTCAGTGCTTCCGAGTGCCTAGTGTGCTTGTCTTTGTCCCGATCCTCTGCATGCAGTCTTCCCCTGGGTACCATCCTGGAAGCTCTCTTGTCTGCTGGCACATGGTACATTAGGAAGACTTTTAGGAATCACTGTGGAGCACAACTTTAGAGAATGGGCTTCAAGGTTTGACAGACAGGTTCATATCATGGCTTTGCCTCTTGGAAGCTGCTTGTacctgggcaggttacttaaccgaTTGATCAaggtttcttcatctgcaaaatggggttaataatagtattgtcttagtctgctcaggctgctgtaacagaatatcacagactgggtggcttaaacaacagaagttttttttctcatagttctggaggctagaaattgAAGATCAGAGTGCCATCagagttggtttctggtgagacctgTCTTCCTGGATTGTAGAGAGcggccttcttgctgtgtcctcacatgggcaTTCCTCTCTGCATGTgcctgtggagagagagagagaaagacagagtcaGAGAGCGCTCTGGtagttcttcctcttcttctaagaacatcagtcctattggattatGGCCCCACCTTTAATTACCTTAATTATCTCcctaaagaccttatctccaaaaacagggcttcagggcttccctggtggtgcagtggttaagaatccgcctgccagtgcaggagacacgggttcgagccctggtctgggaagatcccacatgccgcggagcaactaagcccgtgtgccacaactactgagcctgcactctagagcccgtgagccacaactactgagcccacgctcctagagcccgtgctccgcaacaagagaagccactgcaatgagaagcccgcgcaccgcaacgaagagtagcccccgcttgccgcaactagagaaacccggGTGCAGCATCGAacacccaatgcaaccaaaattaaacaaataaataaacaaaaacagggcttcaacatacgaattcgCAGTGGGGATAACACAGTTCAGTCTATAACAAAAATGTACCTCAGAAGGTTGTTGTGAGCGTTGAATACAAACAATTTGTGAAAAACACTTGGCACGCATTATGCTTAATATAGAGTAACTGTTCTTATCAGAAACTACCAGTGCCACCCTTGTCAATTTGGGTTTACATTTGCAGTCAGAAGATATGAGATATGCTTAGTAGGTGGCAAACTGGATGAGAAAATCCAGTGGAATAGACTTTGCCATTTCCTTGTATGCAATCTCCTTAGTGGTGTCAGTACCGGGCACCAGTGGGTATAGTAGTGGGCACTTGGGGCTGAGTCAGCTGCCTTCCCATTCTAGCTCTCCCTGCAGAATTTGGCTCCAAATTCTGTCTAATTTCCCACACATAACATCACAGCCTCTTTCTGACTTCTTGTTACCCTTCTGGTAACCCATCTACAGCAGAggtttcctgttttcattttcacattaCTCCATATGTATCCAAGTCACAGCTTTTCTTGCTGCTCTGCCTCCTGCttctattcatttcatttatcctACCAATCATACAGTTATCTTGGATTTTGGAACACATCTcttgatttaaattaaaattatatttgatgaGTAAACTCTGTGCACACTGCAGACCTTCCTCTGACTCCCATGACTTCATCTTATTAAAATTCTTTCTGGTTTCATTTTCCCCCTTTATGAGCATCTTTCCAGTCAGTTTCTTTGCtactttcttcctcctctccccatgaacttggatttttcattttccatttattttctcctttcttctactttccaAACTGCACCTAGAACCCTGCTGAGAACCCTTCCTCCAGGGTACATCTGAGTAAGTCTGttcccccatccatccatctagtcattcattcattcaacaaatatttattaagcatctacagTGGCTACAGGAGAGTATCCAGAGGGCATCTACAGATCAGAGAATTCTCCCTATAGGACTATCAATGCAGGTGTGTGTTATACATTTAGGACAAGCTTATTTTGTAAAGCAACATAGTGTTTGGGATTAAAAGGACCAAATCGAAGTTCCAGCTGTTTGGTTTTTTAGCCAAGCAACATTTAAAGTTACTTTATATCACCGAGTTTGAATTTCGTTTAGAATTCTTAGTGAtagtaaaagaaaatacaaataatgcATAAGTTTACATAGTAAAAAGTAAAAGTTCTCCTCTAAGTCCAACTCCCCAGGAGTAACCACTCTCGTCAAATTGCTGTACattttccagacttttttctaaatatagaGTCTGTCTAGCTATATGTCtgtctgccttttatttttttcctagttcttttttttttcctagttctttAAAGAAGTGGGATAATAGCATCAGGGGGTTTGTGGTGAATTAGTttgataatgtatgtgaaagtgctttgtaagtcATGGAAGGCTGTATAAATGATAATTATTAAAAGGTGAGAAATGTCTTCGTTTTTATATTCTACCCAGTTCCTTTGTGCATTTCAGATATAAATGTGAAGTTTGGGCAGCAGTACTGATCTCACTTGTGGCCCATTTCTTCTCTGCAGGcacatttctgttttgcaaaccTGTTGTCATCTCCCAGCTAAAAGGAGGAGAAGAACCATGGTCTCACCCCACAGGAGTCCTAAGAGGTACCTATCCAGGTGTGTGAGGGACAGTGCAGTTAGATATGGGAGAAAAAGCCAGATGTTGGTTAAAGGAGGGGGTTGGGGGCAATTTTCCTTGGGCTTTTCTGGGTTGCAAGGTGGGAATCACACCTTGGGAACCCTAAGAATTCCACAGCAGCTGCTCTCTAGTGTTTAGACAGTTTGGGTCTGTTTGTCTCCATTCTCACCTTCAACTCTTCCAAGCAGAGAGGGTCTAATTGGGTTGGTTGGACACTGTCCAACATGAACCAGTCCTACAGGCAGCCTTTGCCTCAGTGCTGGTCCCTGGGCCAGTCAATTGAGGCCATAGTAGTAGCACTGATTTCagtcctttctcttttattcattcagcaaatattaattgATCAGCCACTATGTGCCAAGCTTGCTTCTCAGGGAATAAACCAGAAAGATCCTGTTTCCGCGGAGATGAGATTGTAGcaagggggagacagacaataagcatATAAATAAGGAGATGATATGTTAGGAGGTGGTGTTATGGAATGAAGCACAAATAGAACTGCCTAAGGGGGTTATGACTGCTATGGATGGGGCACACAGATTGTAGTTTTAAATAGAAGAATTAGGGTGAGaattgagcaaagacttgaaggaagtgagagagtgagggTTGCTGTTATCTGAGGTCCGAGCTTTCCAGAAAGAGAGAGGCGCTAGAGCAAAGGCTTTGTGCTGGGGATGCACCTGGGATGGTTATGGATTAGAAACATAAAGTACTGCCTGAAGCACCTAGAATAGGAGAAGCTCAGTGCTTGTTCCATaaatgactgactgaatgaatgtatACATAAGGTCAGTTTCCTTGGAAAGGGTCACTTGGAGGCTCCCTGCCTCACAGAGGGGAGGGAGTTCTCAGGGAAGACTCCAAAGAAGCCACTCTGATCCTGACCCTTCTCTTCCCGTGAAGAagtataaaaaaaattctctccagGCCCCATCCATGTTGGGGTGGATCAAgctgcatttctccaaagagggcAAACCTCCCTCATTACCTAGAAGAAGGTGTTAACACACTGGCCCTTCTGCTTCTAACCTCCTGCCTACTCTATGACGTAGAGTGACATCAGAATAGAAGCACCTTGCATTTCTGTGCACATAGTGACCCTCCTGTCACTAGGCTCAGGGGACAAGTGACATTTACCTGGTCTTTTTTGTTTCAGATGGAATGACCAAGACTGAGAACAGAGAGTTGGTGCTAAGGAAAGACTGTCCTAAGAGAGTGGAACCACATGGGAAAATGTCTTACGGACAGACCTGGGAGATATCACAGCAGGATCCGCGACACAGAGAAGTTGGTGACTGCAAGGGTGGGGTAGAGAGGCACTGGGGAAACCCCTTAGGAACCGGACCACACAGATGTGAAGAATGTGGGAAGAGCTTTGCTCAGAGCTCAGGTCTTGTTCGACATCAaagagttcacactggagaaagaccCTACGAATGTAATGAGTGTGGGAAAACCTTCAGTCGGAGTTCGGGTCTTTTTAATCACCGAGGAATCCACAATATTCAGAAACGGTACCACTGTAAGgagtgtgggaaggccttcagtCAGAGTGCCGGTCTCATCCAGCATCAGAGAATCCACAAGGGAGAAAAGCCCTATCAGTGCAGCCAGTGCAACAAGAGCTACGGTCGGCGTTCATTTCTCATCGAGCATCAGAGAAGCCACACAGGGGAGCGAcctcaccattgcaacaaatgtGGGAAAAGCTTTAATCGCCACTGCAACCTCATCCGCCATCAGAAGATCCACGTGGTGGCAGAGCTGGTCTAATCCAAGCTGTGTGCAAGTTTTCCAGATCACTGGCCAAGTCGTGCGGGGTAGGTTGAGACTAGAAAACGCCTTTCTTCCTGTCTCCACTAAGTGTATTTTGGTCTGGGGACATTCAAAGAGGGAGGTTTGGGTTTTTGAAGCTGCTACTTTCCCTTTGGTTCCTTTGCACTTTCCTGTTCTTACTACCCCCATCtctcttatttattctttttgagatGGCTGCTAAACTTTTCTAATAATGTAATAAATGGCACTGCTATAGCCAACATGCCAGAAAGATCTGTATCTGTGTTTAACCCCTAAAGATCCCGTAGAGCTCTGCTGATGTTTTACAGTAAATGGGTCTTTGGTGTCCCCCGTTCCCCAGTACCTGCATAGTAAATACCTTTTGTGCCTACTGCTTCCCTCTGACACCTGCGTGATGCTCCCCTGGGATAGTGACCAGCACTGGCTGGGTTCCACTTACTTAACCACAGTTGGTCCTCACAACAACCACACAGGGAAATGAGTATTATCAttatcctgttttacagatgaggaattgaaGATTCACAAAACCCAAGCCTCAGCACCAAGGCTTAAACcctggacttttatttttagtaactttaaattatggaataattttagacttataaCAAAGTTGCAAAGATAGAGTGCTTATATACCGTTCACCCAGCTTCCTCTAGTGTTAACATCTCACATCGGGTCTTCTTAGTTAAACCCTTGGCTTTTGACTCCAAATTCCAATCTGTTTACAGTGTCATGCTTCATACTGGTATTCTCAGATTCCCTCATTTGAGCTTAGTCACCTGAAATTCCCTTAGTGCTTTCCCGTCACATCTTCAGCGTTACAAAAAGTCATCGGTATTCTGAGTACAAGACATCGGAGCATTGGGTCATCATCCATAAGATGCTTTAAAAACTACCATATTAAATGTCCTGAGTTTTTCCCTTCTGTCGCTTTGCTTAGGTCTGGAGTTGTCTGCTGATGTTCTGATCTAATCTCATGTCCATTGTTTTTTTCACACTTAGGATCCTGGTGAATGCTCTCATTCAGTGTTCTACATACCTTCCCATAtaactgtattttctttggaACTGCTATCCCTTTATCAGTCCTGACCTTTCCATCTGAAACAATAATCCAGTGAAAAGAAGGGACCTGTTGTAAGGGAGAAAATCTTCCAAATGAAATGCAAGAGTAGGAAGTTTGTGTATATCTGAAAACTATTTGAAGAGGGAATAATATGAGAAGGGCATGAGAAAGATGAAATCTGTGGTGCCAGGGGCCAGAAAGACAGAGAACATGTACGTGggatgaagaaaggaaggaaaagttcAGACAGTGGACATCAGTCGGTAAAAGGACTGAAGATGGGCATAGGAACTTATCCAGAATGGTACAGAATGGTTATGGATGCGTCAAGATTTGACTGTGCAGGGCAAATATGCAACAAACTGTCAACATGGTAACTAGGGTGGATGGGGGATTATATGGCCCTTTCACATTCTGTGTTACTTATCTTTGAACTGTGAATGTGATGATCCTACAGAGGTGGTATGGACCCCGCTTCCCAGTTACTAGAGATGatgccatgcacacacacaagaatGTATGAAAAATTTATTACTCTCATCATGGAACTCTCTGGAGATAGCAGGGCAGCACCCAAGCTGGTCCAGAACTGGCTTGAGTAGCATAAGGAGAGTGAGAGTTAGTGGCCCTGGTTTTTATTGTGATTAGGGGATGGGTCCAGGAAATAGTTCTCATTGCACAAATAGATAAGGGCTTGCATAGCTTGAACTTCCTTCAGGTGCCAAGTGAGGAGGCACTGGGATTTCTTATAAACTTGCCCAGATGTGGGGCAGAAGGGAAGGGGAAGATAGAGGTTGAAAGCTGTCAGTGATCAAACATCAAAAATGGAgtcaagcttttttaaaaattacagtttaAAGAGAATCAGTTCAGGAGATGCTTTTATTTACCATGTGATTCTGGTCTCTCTGTCCTTATAAACTAAGGAGTAATTACAAATTTAGCAttcaatcaatttttaaaaaaatgtgtgtaacCAGAAAAAACATgtgttaaaaaaccaaaaattcatACTTGTCCATTTGACTTCCTGAAACTctcacttctgcagagtggctcaCCTCCCTGTGAAGTCAGCTGAGGCTTTCTAGAAAAGGTGAGCCCCCAGAGGCAGCCTTTCCCCTCACCAGCCTCTTAAAGGGGATGTGGCTTATGGGACCAGAGGTGAAATTTCAGGGGTTCCTGATCTGTTTGGAGACATAAcaactccttctttccttctcgaGAGGATCAGCTGGGACCTATGAGTAATTAAGAACATTTAGATTCAAAAGGGCATTACTATGGTAGTGATTAATTTTAATACACTGAGGACCCATAATGTCCATCATATTTTCAAAAGGGTTGGAGAACTAAATGAAGTCAAGAACCACTGCTCGAGGGGTGGTGGAATGACAAGAAATAGGTGTGGTGGAGCCTATTCAGAAAGAGCCCTGACTCACCCACTTTtgtatcatacacacacacacacacacacacacacacacacacacacacacacacacacacacacacacacacacacacacacacacagagacagacagagtcCCACATCAACCTTTTCATCTGCTCTCCTGGTTCACCAAGTTCTCTCTCCAGATCCTCCAGCACAGTCACTACCTCCTCTTCACATTCTGGATGACATCCTCACACTCGGACCAGTTGCTGGTCATCCTACCCTTGAATATTTAACAAGATGATACCCAATGCATCAGAGGCCAATGCTTTGGGGGCACTTTCAAGGTATAGAACTAATTGTTGAACAGAAAGGTATTACTATCAGATGAGCTAAATGAAGGCTGTAACCAGGAGATTCTCTGAAGCTCATATAGCAAGAAGTTAACTCAGAACTCAACCCACAATTTGGGAAATCCTAGATGTCTTCTACATTCTGTTCACCCTTAGGAAACTTTCTTTGACTCGTAGAGAAAATGCAGGTATCTGAGGCAGTGTTTCCAGGTTTGCCCAATCCCCTTGGGAGCAAGgtagagaaatggagagagaaggaaTATACTAGACTTCTCTTTGAGATCACATCAAAGGCTGGCTTTCATCACAGCTCATGCTGTAGCCTTTCACAGTGGCAGTACCTAACCAAGTGCTTGATGTCATTTGCCACTTTCCAACTTCCTCCACTTCTGTTATTTACTTTCCTGAATCTGTTTCCTTAGGTCTGACTGAAATTCCAGTCTTATTCATGGGACTGTGGACTACCCAAGCCAGGAGAGTCACCACTGTTACCTGTACAACAGCTGATGAATAATGTAGGTGAGGGGTACTGTTCATGAGAAACAATATAGGTGGGTAGAAATCTTACTGGATAACTGAAGCTCTGGGTAACAAAGCTTCTAGTGCTAATTTTGCTAGTAATTAGATGGGGAACTTGAGCAGTCCCTAAATTTCTCTGTGTTTCAGCAGAGAAGTGAATCTTTTAGTTTCAAGGGGGTCTTTAAAAGTGACCATGGGGAGGAGTTaataaactgaaatatttttaaggagTCTACAAATTAGCCATAATACCTTTAATTTTGTCTGGCAGCAGGTGACTCTTCCTCAAGAGGTAAAAGCAGTGCAAGAGTTAAAATGTGAGTGCTGGCCTCCTATaccaatatatgtatatatcttgaGGGAATTTGaattattaaaaaatcattatgcATGCAAAGCTTTATCACTATAATACTGAAAGGGAATATATGTCTAAGGAAAATTCATAAGTAATGCTCCAAATCATGAGATAGGTGTGTATGCATAACCAGAGTCTTTGACCCAAGAACAAATAACGTGCAAAAGGACATCGACAAAGACTGTTGGACATATTTTCTCAGATTTTAGGGGTCTGGGATTTCATTTTACTCTAGTAACAAGCTAATTAACTTAGCCTGTGATTGTTTCATGGAATCTGGCATAAAATACGAGTTCCTGGGCCAGAAACAAAGGATTTTATATGATTCTAAGGAGGCCCAATGCCTTTCACATTTTGCCTTCAGAATTTCATTGTGTTTCTCCAATGCATCGATGCccgcccacctccccaccccccaaatagCCATACTATTTAAAAGTCCTTGTAATTGTTATTCTTCTCCAATTCTCAAAACCCTTAGGCGTGACAGTCCTCCTTGGGCCTTTTGTGCTCCTACATGTCTTGTTGCATGGGTCCAGGATATAAGGCCCTgatcttttttttactttttttctttttttcccaccccATTTCTTATAGATAGCAAGCCTAACACTTGTTATTCATAGATAGCAAGCAGCATGAGATCATCGTATTTACATCAGTTGCCCTTGCCCCCAAGTCCCAAGGAGGTGACATGATGGGCTCAGGTGGATGCTCTACACACAACATGCCTATGCTGCATCCAGGGAAGCCTGAATTTAGGAA
This window contains:
- the ZSCAN9 gene encoding zinc finger and SCAN domain-containing protein 9 isoform X2; the protein is MNTDSKEVISLDVQARDVWEELTVKAEAESHLQMQESGLKRNNPLAREIFRRRFRQLCYQETPGPREALTRLRDLCYQWLRPHVSTKEQILDLLVLEQFLCILPKEVQGWVQEHCPESGEEAVILLEDLERELDEPQHEMVAYRHRREVLSKETVSLGEQMSLGLQSQPKEPQLTCDPAQEPHRIGKTGTFLFCKPVVISQLKGGEEPWSHPTGVLRDGMTKTENRELVLRKDCPKRVEPHGKMSYGQTWEISQQDPRHREVGDCKGGVERHWGNPLGTGPHRCEECGKSFAQSSGLVRHQRVHTGERPYECNECGKTFSRSSGLFNHRGIHNIQKRYHCKECGKAFSQSAGLIQHQRIHKGEKPYQCSQCNKSYGRRSFLIEHQRSHTGERPHHCNKCGKSFNRHCNLIRHQKIHVVAELV
- the ZSCAN9 gene encoding zinc finger and SCAN domain-containing protein 9 isoform X1 is translated as MNTDSKEVISLDVQARDVWEELTVKAEAESHLQMQESGLKRNNPLAREIFRRRFRQLCYQETPGPREALTRLRDLCYQWLRPHVSTKEQILDLLVLEQFLCILPKEVQGWVQEHCPESGEEAVILLEDLERELDEPQHEMVAYRHRREVLSKETVSLGEQMSLGLQSQPKEPQLTCDPAQEPHRIGKTGTFLFCKPVVISQLKGGEEPWSHPTGVLRGTYPDGMTKTENRELVLRKDCPKRVEPHGKMSYGQTWEISQQDPRHREVGDCKGGVERHWGNPLGTGPHRCEECGKSFAQSSGLVRHQRVHTGERPYECNECGKTFSRSSGLFNHRGIHNIQKRYHCKECGKAFSQSAGLIQHQRIHKGEKPYQCSQCNKSYGRRSFLIEHQRSHTGERPHHCNKCGKSFNRHCNLIRHQKIHVVAELV